Within Staphylococcus sp. NRL 16/872, the genomic segment TCGATGTCACCATCAGTTTCAGTTAGCGCTTTTTTACAATCCATCATACCAGCGCCAGTTCTTTCACGTAATTCTTTTACAAGTTTTGCTGAAATTGCCATTAATTATTCCTCCAATATGTCTAATTGTAATAATAGATGATAATTAAATATTACCATTAAAGGTACTCTAATTTCCAATACTCTATTATTATTTCATGAATATTTTTTTAAGATGTTGATTTCGTTTTATATTTGAAAAAAGGGCGATAAGCATTACATCTTATCACCCATTTAAACTATATCTTAGTTTGATTCAACAGTAGTATTTTCTTCAGTTGATTCTGCTTCTTGAGATTGTTCTTTTTCATCTAAATCGATGTTTTGTTCTGCAGCTACTTCATCGTTAGAAATACCTTGTTGACCTTCTAAGACAGCGTCTGCCATTTTACCAGTTAATAATTTAACGGCACGGATAGCATCATCGTTCGCTGGGATAACGTAATCAATTTCATCTGGATCACAGTTAGTGTCAACAATACCAACGATTGGGATATTTAATTTACGTGCTTCAGCAATTGCGTTGCGCTCTTTACGAGGGTCAACAACGAATAATGCTTGAGGCATAGATTTCATATCACGAATACCGCCTAAGAATTTGATTAAACGGTCATATTCTTTTTTAAGTTCAACAACTTCTTTTTTAGGTAATACTTCGAATAAACCGTCTTCTTCCATTTTTTCGATTTCAGAAATACGTTTAATACGTTTAGAAATTGTTTTGTAGTTAGTTAAAATTCCGCCTAACCATCTTTGGTTAACGTAGAATTGTCCAGCACGTTCAGCTTCAGCTTTAACTGATTCTTGTGCTTGTTTTTTAGTACCTACGAATAAGACTTTACCGCCATCTTCTGATACTTGTTTTAAGAAATTGTAAGCTTCTTCAACTTTTTTCACTGTTTTTTGTAAGTCAATGATATAGATACCATTTCTTTCAGTGAAGATATATTTTTTCATTTTTGGGTTCCAACGGCGTGTTTGGTGACCGAAGTGAACACCGGCTTCTAGTAATTGTTTCATTGAAATTACTGCCATTTTAAATTCCTCCTATTGGTTATTTACCTCCATAATAAACTAATGTAAAGACAATTCTTGGAATTGCACCCTTTGCATATACATTTATTATGTGTGTATTGGCTTTATAGCCGTCAATAATAATAACATAATTTTTTTTCTAGTGCAACGATTGATTTGATATCATTTGTTTTTCTTAAAAATAAAAACGAGCCTTCAAGTCATCTTATCCAAAGGATGAACTTAGCTCGTTTCTATTAATTAAGTTTGGAAAATGATTAACAACTATTTATTGCGTTCTAATTCGTCTAAGAATTTTTCTTTCTTAACTTTAATAAACGTACCTTTCATACCTAACGATCGAGATTCAATTACGCCTGCACTTTCTAATTTACGTAAAGCATTTACGATTACTGAACGAGTGATACCTACTCTATCGGCAACTTTAGATGCAATTAATAATCCTTCATTACCACCTAATTCTTCAAAGATGTGTTCAATCGCTTCTTTTTCAGAATAAGAAAGAGAATTAATCGCCATTGTGATAGCTGCTTTATCTCGTGCTTCTTTTTCTACTTCGTTGTGTTTTTCACGAAGAATTTCCATACCGATAACCGTAGCTGCATATTCACCTAAAACTAAATCATTTTCATTGAAGTCATCTTCTATACGTCCCAACACTAATGTTCCTAGACGTTCTCCTCCACCTAAAATTGGAAAAACAGTCGTACGGCTATTAATGAAAGCCTCTTTATCTTCAGGTGGGAAAACAGTTAATTCATTGTCAATTTTGATATTAGATTCTGTTTGTTTAACATCCATTAATAATTCAGTGTATTCGCTTGGAATATGTTTGCTTTCTAACATATCGCTAATTCTTTCACTTTTTAAAAGTTCATTTAAACTTGATCCTAAGATTTTTCCTCTACGTGACACAATAAACACGTTTGTCACTGTTACGTTACTAATTGTTTGCGCAACATCTTTAAAGTCTACAGCTATACCTTTATGTTTTTGTAATAACGTATTTAATTCTCTCGTTTTAGATAATAAGCTCATAAAATTTCTCCTTTTTTTATATTATAAAATAAATGCACTTAAATCTTTATTAGTTGAAATAGATTTCAATTTGTCATCAACATATTGAGGTGTTATATCTACGACCGCATTCGGCATATTTGGTGCTTCATACGATAAGTCTTCAAGCATTTTTTCTAAAATAGTGTGTAAACGACGCGCACCGATGTTGTCAGTGTCTTGGTTTACTTGATAGGCCATTTCTGCTAAGCGAGTAATTGCCTCTTCAGAGAAGTTCACTGTTACATCCTCAGTTTTCAGTAAAGCTTCATATTGTTTAATCAGTGATAATTTTGGTTCTGTTAAAATTCTGATGAAGTCATCTACTGTTAAGCTTTCGAGTTCCACTCTAATTGGGAAACGACCTTGCAATTCAGGAATTAAGTCACTAGGTTTTGAAACATGAAATGCGCCAGCCCCTATAAATAGCATATGTTCAGTATTTACAGTACCATATTTCGTTTGTATCATGCTACCTTCGAGGATTGGTAGAATATCACGTTGAACACCTTGTCTTGATACATCTTGACCACTATTTGAATTATTAGTCGCAACTTTATCAATTTCATCTATAAAGATGATACCCATTTGTTCGGCTAGTTCTATCGCTTCCTGATTTGCTGTTTCTTGGTCAATTAATTCATCAGCAAAATCATCTATTAAAATTTTACGTGCTGTTTTTACTGGAACCACACGTTCTACTTTACGTTTAGGCATAAGTTGATTCATCATATCTT encodes:
- the hslU gene encoding ATP-dependent protease ATPase subunit HslU, whose protein sequence is MDANGIKLTPKDIVSKLDEYIVGQDDAKRKVAIALRNRYRRSLLDDETKQEIAPKNILMIGPTGVGKTEIARRMAKIVGAPFIKVEATKFTEVGYVGRDVESMVRDLVDVAVRLVKDQKKALVKDEATEKANEKLVKLLVPSMKKKASQNNNPLESLLGGTLPNFGNNNDEEEEAPTEEIKTKRSEIRKQLLDGKLEEEKVRIKVEQDPGALGMLGTNQNQQMQDMMNQLMPKRKVERVVPVKTARKILIDDFADELIDQETANQEAIELAEQMGIIFIDEIDKVATNNSNSGQDVSRQGVQRDILPILEGSMIQTKYGTVNTEHMLFIGAGAFHVSKPSDLIPELQGRFPIRVELESLTVDDFIRILTEPKLSLIKQYEALLKTEDVTVNFSEEAITRLAEMAYQVNQDTDNIGARRLHTILEKMLEDLSYEAPNMPNAVVDITPQYVDDKLKSISTNKDLSAFIL
- the rpsB gene encoding 30S ribosomal protein S2; the encoded protein is MAVISMKQLLEAGVHFGHQTRRWNPKMKKYIFTERNGIYIIDLQKTVKKVEEAYNFLKQVSEDGGKVLFVGTKKQAQESVKAEAERAGQFYVNQRWLGGILTNYKTISKRIKRISEIEKMEEDGLFEVLPKKEVVELKKEYDRLIKFLGGIRDMKSMPQALFVVDPRKERNAIAEARKLNIPIVGIVDTNCDPDEIDYVIPANDDAIRAVKLLTGKMADAVLEGQQGISNDEVAAEQNIDLDEKEQSQEAESTEENTTVESN
- the codY gene encoding GTP-sensing pleiotropic transcriptional regulator CodY, with protein sequence MSLLSKTRELNTLLQKHKGIAVDFKDVAQTISNVTVTNVFIVSRRGKILGSSLNELLKSERISDMLESKHIPSEYTELLMDVKQTESNIKIDNELTVFPPEDKEAFINSRTTVFPILGGGERLGTLVLGRIEDDFNENDLVLGEYAATVIGMEILREKHNEVEKEARDKAAITMAINSLSYSEKEAIEHIFEELGGNEGLLIASKVADRVGITRSVIVNALRKLESAGVIESRSLGMKGTFIKVKKEKFLDELERNK